The window GGTGGATGGATGAGGGGTGGAGCCCCAAACTGATCTCGCAGGTGTTGGCCGAGGTCTACGCCGGTGACAAGCTGATGCAGGTGAGTCACGAGACCATCTACCAATGCTTGTACGTGCAGACGCGCGGCCAGTTGCGCGCTGACCTGCATAAATGTCTCTCAACGAAACGTCAGGCCCGTAGCCCGCGAGGGCATCGTGGCCGCACCGGGGTTTATGACCCGGACACGATCTTCACCATTAGCGACCGCCCGGCCGAGGCCAATGACCGGGCCGTGCCTGGCCATTGGGAAGGTGATCTGATCCTGGGCGCTCGTCATGGCAGCGCCATCGGCACCCTGGTCGAGCGTTCCACCCGGTTTGTGATCTTGCTGCATCTGCCGGTCGATCACACCGCCCAATCGGTGGCGGCAGCGATGATCGAGGCTATGGGCGAACTGCCCGCCCATCTACGGCGCTCGATCACCTGGGACCGGGGTAGCGAGATGGCCAGCTGGAAACACATTCAGATGCAACTGAACTCGCCAGTGTTCTTCTGCGATCCTCATTCGCCGTGGCAGCGCGGCACCAACGAGAACACCAACCGGCTCCTGCGGTTCTGGTTCGAGAAGGGCAGCGACCTCAGCGTGCACACACGAGACGACCTCAACATCGTCGCGGCGAAACTCAACAACCGACCGCGACCCACCCTCGACCTCGACACACCCGCACAGCGCATGGCCGCCCTACTTAGCCTCGATCCACCGGTGAGCTGTCGGTGTGAAGTCGATTTCGATTGTGTGCGTTGGGCCCGGGGTGTGCCGTGAGGTGGGTGTGTGTGATGGCCCGATCTCGGTATCGGCTTGTTCCTGTGGGTCTTTCGTCTCGTGCGGGCGGTTGGGGTTGCTCTGTTAGGCCAGCAGTGGCCGGTTTCGGCCAAACAGACTGTGGAACAGGGTGTTCCACGCGGTTTCCCAGGGCCAGTTGCGTGGCAGGTGCAGGGTCAGGCGTCGGGCCGAGGAGGCGATGCGTGCCGGCACGCTGATCAGGGTGCGGCGGATGGTGCCGGTGCGGGCTTTGGCCAGCGCTGGTCCGGTCAGGGTGGCCGCGGCGCGGGTGAGGTTGAACGCCATCGCTGCGCACACCAGCCAGGCGGCGTTGGCGCCGAATCGCCCCGAGGGCAGATGGGCCAGAGCAGAGTCTTTGAGGTCGGCGTGGACCTGCTCGATGAGCGCGTGGCCGCGGTGGGTCTTGTCGGCGGTGACGGTATCGAGGTCGGTGGTGGTGAAGAAGGCATGGAAGCGCCAGGTGTCGAACAGGGTGGTCTGCCCCTCGCCGCTGGCGGGGTTGAGGTCGGGGATGCGCCGCACCACCAGCCTGCCGGGGATCTGCTCGCTGGTTTTGCGGGAGCTGAACGCGGTGAAGTCGATCTCGGCGACCTCGGCGCGCGAGATCCAGCGCTGGGTGTTCTCGTCGTAGATCGCGTCGGTGTACTGGATCGGGATCCAGGCGTCCTCGGGTATGGCGGCGATGGCGGCTTTGACTTTTGGGTCCAGGCGCACGGTGATCGACACGTCGGCACCACCGCGCAGAGCAGCCGCCACGGTTGGGTAGCCGTAGAACGCCGAGTCGGCTCGCAGCAGCGGCCGGGTGGCTGCCGCCGAAGAGCGCAGTCGTGTCACGGTGGCCAGCGTGTCGCCGACGATGCGGGCAGCTCCACGTGCTGATCCGCAGGCGCCTTTGCGTAGGCGTTGGCCGCAGATGATCGGTGCACCATGCTCAGTGGTGAGCGTGGCGATCAGCGCATTTAACCCACGGACCCCGGAGTATCCGTAACCAGATCCCTGTTTGGTGTAGCCGTGCACTTCGATGATGGTGTCATCGAGATCAACACACACCGGACCGTCAACACCGGCCAGCACCGGAGTGCGTTCGTGCAGACCGGCCAGCAACCGCGCCGCCACGGCGTCGAGTTGGCGGACATGACCGAAGCTG is drawn from Mycolicibacterium gilvum and contains these coding sequences:
- a CDS encoding IS1380 family transposase; this encodes MQLSHTRPVASARFDDPNLVSCAGLVPMAALAHQCGLSSLADEHITVPTDKGANAGAKVLSLVAGMVAGADSIDDMALLRHGAMGTVFDRPYAPSTLGSFLREFSFGHVRQLDAVAARLLAGLHERTPVLAGVDGPVCVDLDDTIIEVHGYTKQGSGYGYSGVRGLNALIATLTTEHGAPIICGQRLRKGACGSARGAARIVGDTLATVTRLRSSAAATRPLLRADSAFYGYPTVAAALRGGADVSITVRLDPKVKAAIAAIPEDAWIPIQYTDAIYDENTQRWISRAEVAEIDFTAFSSRKTSEQIPGRLVVRRIPDLNPASGEGQTTLFDTWRFHAFFTTTDLDTVTADKTHRGHALIEQVHADLKDSALAHLPSGRFGANAAWLVCAAMAFNLTRAAATLTGPALAKARTGTIRRTLISVPARIASSARRLTLHLPRNWPWETAWNTLFHSLFGRNRPLLA